The following proteins are co-located in the Tiliqua scincoides isolate rTilSci1 chromosome 8, rTilSci1.hap2, whole genome shotgun sequence genome:
- the HAPLN4 gene encoding hyaluronan and proteoglycan link protein 4, translating to MALKGRGVVAAWILRRQEEDHSATARAAGRCGMLPGSCSPWGTLCVALLILSSQLTLAQKGRKKVVHVSEDDSGAVVVQTAPGKVVTHRGGTIILPCRFHYDVSAHDPDEIRLKWTKMVEPMSFEDVFVAMGRERRAFGSYRGRTALQEDGSGDASLIIRNVTLQDYGRYECEVTNELEDDAGMVKLDLEGLIFPYHPRLGRYTLNFHEAQKACLEQDGILASYDQLHEAWLEGMDWCNAGWLDDGSVQYPISKPRDECGRKDTPVGVRNYGYRHKNDDRYDAFCFTSNLNGKVYFLKTYRKLSFPEAIQACENNGATVAKVGQLYAAWKIQLLDKCEAGWVGDGSIRYPIVNPRARCGGREPGVRNLGFPDKKYKLFGVYCYKP from the exons CAGGCAAGAAGAGGATCATAGTGCAACCGCGAGAGCAGCAGGCAGGTGTGGG ATGCTCCCTGGAAGCTGTTCACCCTGGGGTACCCTCTGCGTTGCCCTCTTGATACTTTCCAGCCAACTGACACTCGCCCAGAAAGGACGAAAGAAAGTCGTGCATGTCTCAG aGGATGACAGTGGTGCAGTTGTGGTCCAAACGGCACCTGGAAAAGTGGTCACCCATCGGGGAGGTACAATCATCCTCCCCTGCCGCTTCCACTATGATGTGTCAGCGCATGACCCTGATGAGATCCGCTTGAAGTGGACCAAGATGGTGGAGCCAATGTCCTTTGAGGATGTATTTGTGGCCATGGGCCGAGAGCGCAGGGCCTTTGGGAGCTACCGGGGGCGTACAGCTTTGCAAGAGGATGGCTCTGGAGATGCCTCACTCATCATCCGAAATGTCACCTTGCAAGACTATGGGCGCTATGAGTGTGAGGTGACCAACGAGCTGGAGGATGATGCAGGCATGGTGAAGCTGGATTTGGAAG GACTGATTTTCCCATACCACCCACGCCTGGGACGCTACACCTTGAATTTCCATGAGGCTCAGAAGGCTTGCCTGGAGCAGGATGGGATCCTGGCTTCCTATGATCAGTTGCACGAGGCCTGGCTGGAGGGCATGGATTGGTGTAACGCTGGTTGGTTAGATGATGGCTCAGTGCAGTACCCCATCTCCAAGCCCAGGGACGAGTGTGGGCGAAAGGACACCCCTGTTGGGGTGCGTAACTATGGCTATCGGCACAAAAATGATGACCGTTACGATGCCTTCTGCTTCACCTCCAATCTGAACG GGAAAGTTTACTTTCTCAAGACTTACCGCAagctgagcttcccagaggccatCCAGGCTTGTGAGAACAATGGTGCCACAGTGGCCAAGGTTGGTCAACTCTATGCTGCCTGGAAGATCCAGCTGTTGGATAAGTGCGAGGCCGGATGGGTGGGTGATGGCAGCATCCGTTACCCCATTGTCAACCCGCGGGCCCGCTGTGGAGGCCGAGAGCCAGGCGTCCGCAATCTGGGCTTTCCTGACAAGAAGTATAAACTCTTTGGGGTCTATTGCTACAAG CCTTGA